The window GAACTGAGTTAAATATAGTAGGCGGGTCACAAGACAAGTTTATAACCATGCGGCAGTAGAGGGAGTATTCAGATATTTTACTTAGGTAAAATGGtaattcaaccatttagaaatACTCCAGTACCCTGCATATATAACTTAAAGGGTGACTTCACCGATTTTTACACATTGAAGTATTATACAACCTTTTTCACACATGCAATAGTTCTCCACAAGACTTTAAATTGGCGGTGTTACCCTCAAAGGGATTTAGATTATCAAAGGTGCGATTGCTAATAATAAAGTATGGCTTCTGACACCTACTGGTCACTGCCGGATTATCATAAATGATTAACGATGAgtgatttttattgtttcttgtaTTTTATTGGCtcattgtggttgttttgtacATTACAGCTTTATCTGAAAAGTGATCCGGTGATACAGTTCACCTCAGGTGTTTATGATCCCACAAGAGATCAACAACAAGTCGACATGAAAGCATTAATCGGAAAGACAATAAAGCAATAACACTATGAAGAGCTCTGGTATTTCACACGCGCTACGGAGCAGAAGGTTCATGTATTAAAGGAAACTACAGCAATGAGAAAAGCAAAAGATAAGTGCAGAGAGGGTGTGGTGAATGTGAAGTAAGAAATACGTTAAATGAGCGAAGACGACTCTCACCAATGACTTTACAGCAGTTACACACATCTTAAATGTTCTGGAGTACGTCTAAGTGAATCTCACATGTAACTCAATTCAGCCCATTTGTACCAGAGGCACCCAGACGTCTCTTCAACTACATGTCCCCTCAGAGTTCATGTGAGTCAGCGAGGGCGTTCAAGGTCAAAACATGACCAGCAGTGATAATTTCCCCCCCCACTGGAGCCCAGCTGTCAGTGTCAACCACAAACTCTGATGCCCTGATTTCCCCTGCAGAGCTCTGTCAGCAGATTTGTTCTTGTACACCTGCATGCTTCAGGTACAGGAAGTCTTTGCATCGCACGctacacacattttttatgcTGTACTTTCCAGGTCGGCTTTGCGTGTCGTAAATTTCAAATGACAGCGACGGTGACGGGGCAACTTATTCACTGTCGCTGAAGGGCCCTCTGTTCAAAATGAGGAGCAGGTGTTCATCTCAAACTAATGGCAGACACAGTTTATTCTCAGAGGTTCAGTGTCCCAGGTGTTGAAATGAATGACTCCGGATATCTTCTGGAGGGACAAATTGGCCCAGAAAAATGTCTGAGGTGGGTTTGTGGTGGACTGAATCTGTGCTAAGGTTGTCAAAATATCCTTTCCCTGGTTAAAAGTTCAACTTTACCCTCAGTGGCAAGTCTTACTCATAAGGCAGACGTTGTTTGGGCCTAATGCTGCAGAAATAATGTACTTTTCTTGTAAGTTATGTGGGAAAGGAGGACGGGTTCACAGGAGGAACTTTGTCGGTGACTGCTAACTGTTGGCAGGGACATTTAGTTTTTTAGGGAATCACAGAATAACTCTTGATACGATATGAGTCATGATAACGATAGCAGCCTGGAGCCTGGAGCTTGCTGGCCCCGCTCCAGAACAGGGTTCACACCAACTTTGTGGTGTTATCCCAAGACACTAGCCCAGAGGTGCTGGTGTGAAACAGGGCTGAGGATAAAAGGAGTAGTGAGACAACACGCCACAGTGTTCAGCTTGGCTTCAAATGTGTGCTTAACCCAGGGCTGGTAGAAGTACAGTGTGAGTCATATAGCCCTGGGCTAAGGCTAACCTTAAGTTAACAGTGTGTGTAAGAAGGGCTGAGGTGAAGATTACAACTTGTCCTTGGCCAtgatatatatctttttttttttttatttcaaactgtAAAATTTCCCcatagaaaattacattttacagtgtgATCGCTCTGATTTAGTTGTGGCTGTTTTCCTTTTCAGTAAGGGCTCATCACctgatttttttatattatttaccATGCAAATAAAGGAGGGGAACAAGTGTCATTTCAGTCTGATTATTTGGCTAAAATATAATAACAGAAAATTGTAGCAGCCCAAATTAAGTATTTTCACTCTTAATCGACCATCTTTAGTGACTGTAATTATGAAAACTGATGCGGCTTTTGAATTCCGTGCGTTCAAATGCAGAAAATGAACTCTGAGTCGTTACAGCTGAGATTTAAAGTGATTTCTCTTCACGCTGCACGTGAACGAGGCTGCATGTGACGCAGTGACGTCTCCAGGCCTCTGGGGGGCACCAGCACGCATTCTGCAGTCAGCGCGGTGACGTCATCAGTTTGAAGCGGAAGTGCCAGCAGGATGAAAATGAGctgtcagaggagcagaggaggctgtcatgtgtaaaaacactttaaaaaccGGAACATTGACAGTTTTATTGGAGCGGACATGAAGACGGTGTTTGTGACGGTCGGAACCACGAGCTTTGATGAGCTCATTGAAAGCATCACGACGTCAGAGGCCGTTCAGGTGAGAGAAGATGGTGTGAAAGTGAGCTAGCATGTTGCTAGTTTCCCTTAAATGCTGCAGAAGTTAAACTACTTTATACTGCTACGACGTATTATGTGCATTCAGTCTCAAGGAAATAAAAGTAGAAACACCACATTATAACAACACTCAAGTCAGACTCTGCATTCAACATCTAAGAACTGAACTTTTAGCAACAAACTGCTTAAAGTGTCCAGTACTCATTATAAAGACTGGCCCCTTGTCAgtgttgttttgtattatttgacttttattgctcAATAAACGTTGTAACTTAatgttgattgtttttttaagtttttattatGCTCTTGGATGGTTTAATCTATAAAAATGcatcaattttttttcaaatgaaaacatatttatgtaAAATCTCAATCTGACAAGGAACGCGTCACCAtaattgtgaaataaatgtagtcGCTTAAGGAAAAACCCAATATTTTTCATTCTGAATGTAGAACAGTATTTTGAAGATGCATTACATTGATATAAAGTAAACAAATATCCCACATCCACAGTCTTTTAATTCCTTGTATACTCACTTTACCAAAACAACCCGTCAGTCAGTCGCTTATCACAAACCCACGCTGTGCAGTCAGACAGTGTTAAAACATTCTaaactttattacattttcagttcCAGTTAAAACATACTACGCAGATAAGGTACCGTTATGAAAGTGGAGCTTGGTTTTGTCTGAGTGCTGATAATCTGTGTAAAGACAACAGCCGCAAAATAAGAAACATGAAACCAAAGCTGTGATGCTGTCAGGTGTCAGGCGTTGGCACGGACCTGCTCTTTATCTGGAAATTTGGATATCAAGATACTTAATAAGAACATGGCTTTGATGTACAAATTgtgcttctttaaaaaacatttcttttctccccCCTACAGGCTTTAAAGGCTCGTGGTTATGAGCGTCTGGTTCTTCAGGTTGGAAGAGGGTCTCTTCTTCCAGATGCTGACAGCTGTCCGCACATCAGACTGGAGGCGTTTCGATTCAAAGACTCTATCGCTGAAGACATCAAGCAGGCGGACCTCGTCATCAGCCATGCAGGTGAGTAAACTATCAGAAACCGTCAGcacactttcagcacagtacacTCTGTGTTGACGCATGAAGGAGTAAACATTGGCTGCATATAAATGTAATCTTTTAATTAGGATGTTCCGTACGTCAAACTGCTGTCTCATTATGAGCTCTCCTAAAAACATAAtgcacattaataaatcattcaAAGAGAGAGTTAGTCAGTAAAGATAGTGTTCCTGTCTGTTGCCGTCCGAGAAGACATTAATGACGACGTTGAATCCAAAGGAACAGCAAATACAGGTCTATCCTCAGTGTGCACACATTAAACAGAAAACTGATGATTAACACAGCGGAGCATCAACAACAGGCAGATACAGCATGAGGGCATCAGAGGAAGTGGAGCAAACCCTGATAACAGGATGATGTTCAATccagtgtgtgtggatgaggCAAAATCTGACCTGAGGACGAGACGACTGATACGTACTAAAGGAGCATTCAAccccaatttaaaaaaatgttgggatgttgtgaacaaacagaaataataacAGAATTCAATAATTTGCTGTCATGATAATATCAATTaactgtttacctgtggaacgTTCCAAGCTTGTGCTTTTGAAGCATTTCACAACTTTCCTCgtcttttgttgctcctgtcccaacttgttttAAACATGTTGCTGCATCAAATTCAGATTAAGCATATATTTACAGAAATGACTTAAAGTGATGGGAGAAAACATTAAAGTTTCCCTGTTATTACCAGCGAGTGGCACGGACagcgttagcaacatggctactgcTAACAGTGTGGCTACAGtctaaagcaaaaacaaaacaaaacaccataATATTCCCGATTTGAATACAAACCCTGATCTCATTGCTGTGAAAAGTCAGATGAAAACACTCTGTTGTATTAATAAGAAGGcaggtttttctttcttactgtCTGATCTGGTAGGAAGAATGCGTCTCATGTTCCACTGGTAAAGACAAAACACATATCAGTGAAGGAGCAGACTCTGTCTGACTCAACACCGGAGAGCTCCActgaggtttatagggaaccagtGTAAACGAGATGACTCATTGTTCTGTTGCAGTTACGCAGTGTGGTCAGCATACTCAAAAAAgtttgtctgtcagctgaaTACATTGTCCTACACTGGTTTCAATTGAGTATTTGTCAATAAGGAAAGTATCACATTgtgtttaattgtgtttaaTGGCATCCCATCTTTTGGGGATTTGGAGATTTGTATCAATGTTTTTTGTAGCCTGACCCAGTTTACTATGAATTACATACCTTTAAAACGCATTATAGTAGTAAGGGctgtcacaatatcagattttcactacaCAGTTATCATCGCTGAATTCACAATAACGTTACTATGGCATTATCTATAGACATTTGACATTCGCAATTCAATCTAATGTTAACTTTACTGCGTGTTTCGTGTCCTTTTTGGGAAAATAAACCTCCCTCCAAATAAAGCActcaaaaacaacataaacactCAATTACCAGTTAAAATGCCACCAGAGTATTtcataaacaaaagatgcacaagGTCAAATATCTCCGCTGAATTATTTAGATGATACCATTATTGTGTATTATTAACTCgatatcaatatttaattttttggtTTTCACAGTTATTGTGACACCGCTGACAGCAAAATACTAAAGAGCATGTTTTTGAAACTTGACTCCGTGATCCGTCACAGTGACCCAGTTACTATTGTTTGTTCTTCTGGGTTTGAATTTTCCAACAACATTAAGCAAAAACGCTTTGGCATCATGCTACATTAACAGTTAAAGTGAACCTTATTATGAGCTGAACTACCCACAGACATAAGAaactggtgatgatgatgatactaacatgttgtttttcagccgTGTCCATGTAACGGTGTCGCTCACCTTCGCGATCAGAAGCAGAATGAGTTTAGTTCTACTCATGAGTGAGGAAGgatcttgtttttctcttcagggGCAGGAAGTTGTATGGAGACGCTCGGTGCAGGCAGGCCTCTGCTGGTCGTAGTCAATGACAAGCTGATGGACAACCACCAGCTGGAGCTGGCCAGACAGCTCCACATGGACTCACACCTGTTGTACTGCACATGCAGGTATGTGTTTCTCACATATACAGTTTATATTAATGCGAGTGTATTTagccaaacaaaagtaacgcacagtttatttgttttttaatctcccAGCACCCTGACAGAAACACTGAGGACCATGGACCTCTCTGTTCTCAAGCCCTTCATTCCCGGACAGCCGAAGCACTTTGCAAACTTTCTCGACAAAGCTCTCGGTGTTCAGTGAGACTTTGATTTCACAGGACTGCTCATTTTATGTTACACTAAAGTTTGATGATGTTGCAGTAGATTATGGTACTTGGTTCTCGCGTCGgagcttttttctgtttttgtatgtgATGATAATATATCTCTTAATCTCACACCCTTGTCTGTGCCGTGAATTCTTATCTTTCATTCTAGATTTGGCTTTTTTGTAAAACTTTGTATgcaggggaaagaaaaagaaaagttcacCGGCCCGAGGGGTTTGAGTCGAACACGCAGCAGTTCAGAGAGTTGAAGGCAGCGCTGCGCTTTGAGATGGAACAAAGGCTTCATTGCTTCAGTGCAGCAACGACAAAGAACCGCTCAGTCTTCAAAACCAAAGCTAGGACTCAAAATCCCTTCAAAAAGTCTTGACCTAGACGTTCCCTGGCCTGAAAGCTGAGTTCATCCTCAGAGTGTGGATGTTTTTGTTAATCACATTTTccgtttttttcacatttagtgGGAATGGTAGtttctgcttttcattttcggttgaaaaatattaaaagttgCTGTGATATTTGTTGGAGTCTGAACCGAACAAGCATGTTCTCTTGTGTCTGGAGAATATGATTAGCAATCATAACAATTTGACCTTTACCAAAAAGTTGCTGGTCTTTGCGAATGGAATTGGATATTGCACTTCTCCATACTGCAATTTATATATATTCCGATTAATATTGCAGCTCTACAGTCGACCTTGAcagtcaagtcagttttatttgcTGATTTGAAGAAGAGACCTTATGGAAAGGTTGTGCTTGATGCTAACTTCTATTTTAAGACGGTACAATTTATGGCATCCATTTTACGATGATGTCCCACTTTTAGTCTTTGTGGCGAGCCATTATGGTGCTGTGCTGTGCAGACGTGtacctcctcacagcttcagctCTTTTGTTACTTTATATTTCTTCGTTATCTCAGTTCTTTTAGCCGAGCACACACTGGTGGATACATTTAAACGAAGGTCATAGTGTTTATCTTGCCGAAGGTCTCTACTATGACATGAAATTTTAATAGTCTGCATAT of the Sparus aurata chromosome 18, fSpaAur1.1, whole genome shotgun sequence genome contains:
- the zgc:92907 gene encoding UDP-N-acetylglucosamine transferase subunit ALG13 homolog; translated protein: MKTVFVTVGTTSFDELIESITTSEAVQALKARGYERLVLQVGRGSLLPDADSCPHIRLEAFRFKDSIAEDIKQADLVISHAGAGSCMETLGAGRPLLVVVNDKLMDNHQLELARQLHMDSHLLYCTCSTLTETLRTMDLSVLKPFIPGQPKHFANFLDKALGVQ